In one window of Onychomys torridus chromosome 5, mOncTor1.1, whole genome shotgun sequence DNA:
- the LOC118583609 gene encoding cytochrome c oxidase assembly factor 6 homolog, translating into MAAPSMKERQVCWGARDLYWRCLDDNAEDAARCQQLRSSFEASCPQQWIKYFDKRRDYLKFKEKFEAGDFQPSRSTENS; encoded by the exons ATGGCAGCCCCGTCCATGAAGGAAAGGCAGGTGTGCTGGGGCGCGCGCGACCTGTACTGGCGGTGTCTCGACGACAACGCGGAGGACGCGGCTCGGTGCCAGCAGCTGAGGAGCTCGTTCGAGGCCAGCTGCCCCCAGCAGTGG ataaaatattttgacaaaagaAGAGACTACTTAAAATTCAAGGAAAAATTTGAAGCAGGAGATTTCCAGCCTTCACGGTCCACTGAAAATTCCTAG